In Scomber japonicus isolate fScoJap1 chromosome 19, fScoJap1.pri, whole genome shotgun sequence, a single genomic region encodes these proteins:
- the rgs3a gene encoding regulator of G-protein signaling 3a yields MWSLWLGMAKDMKNRLAFLRRRNESPGSNPASKLDKSMKSVKPTPEEALKWGDSLDKLLGHKYGLAAFRAFLRTEFSEENLEFWLACEEYKKIKSQSKMASKAKKIFAEYIAIQSCKEVNLDSYTRDHTKDNLQNVTRSCFELAQRRIYGLMEKDSYPRFLRSELYLDLVNQKKSSSTSTSSSS; encoded by the exons ATGTGGTCTTTGTGGCTGGGAAT GGCCAAAGACATGAAGAATCGACTGGCTTTCCTGCGGAGGAGGAATGAATCCCCAGGAAGCAACCCAGCCAGCAAGTTAGACAAATCTATGAAGTCAGTCAA GCCCACCCCGGAGGAAGCACTAAAATGGGGGGACTCACTTGACAAGCTTCTGGGACACAAAT ATGGTCTGGCAGCGTTCAGAGCTTTCCTGCGCACAGAGTTCAGCGAAGAGAATCTGGAATTCTGGCTAGCATGTGAGGAATACAAGAAGATTAAGTCCCAGTCCAAGATGGCCTCAAAAGCCAAGAAAATCTTTGCAGAATACATCGCTATCCAGTCTTGTAAAGAG GTAAACCTGGATTCATACACCAGAGATCACACTAAGGACAACCTGCAGAATGTGACGCGCTCCTGCTTCGAGCTAGCGCAGAGGCGGATATATGGGCTGATGGAGAAGGACTCATACCCCCGCTTCCTTCGCTCAGAACTCTACTTGGACTTAGTCAACCAAAAAAAGTCCAGCTCCACTTCGACTTCATCTTCGTCATAA